From a single Hypomesus transpacificus isolate Combined female chromosome 14, fHypTra1, whole genome shotgun sequence genomic region:
- the nr2f2 gene encoding COUP transcription factor 2 isoform X1: MAMVVWRGSQDDVADTQGTLSSQAQGGLSLPTPQPGQLNLTASQVAPPTPQTPVQGPPNNTQSTPTNQTTQSQSEKQQPQHIECVVCGDKSSGKHYGQFTCEGCKSFFKRSVRRNLSYTCRANRNCPIDQHHRNQCQYCRLKKCLKVGMRREVSLFTAAVQRGRMPPTQPHHGQFALTNGDPLHCHSYLSGYISLLLRAEPYPTSRYGSQCMQPNNIMGIENICELAARMLFSAVEWARNIPFFPDLQITDQVALLRLTWSELFVLNAAQCSMPLHVAPLLAAAGLHASPMSADRVVAFMDHIRIFQEQVEKLKALHVDSAEYSCLKAIVLFTSDACGLSDVAHVESLQEKSQCALEEYVRSQYPNQPTRFGKLLLRLPSLRTVSSSVIEQLFFVRLVGKTPIETLIRDMLLSGSSFNWPYMSIQ; encoded by the exons ATGGCAATGGTAGTGTGGAGAGGCTCCCAGGACGATGTGGCTGACACTCAAGGTACTCTTTCTTCGCAAGCCCAAGGAGGACTATCCCTTCCAACCCCTCAACCAGGCCAGTTGAATCTGACAGCCTCTCAGGTCGCCCCTCCGACCCCTCAGACACCCGTCCAAGGACCCCCAAACAACACGCAATCTACGCCAACAAACCAGACGACGCAGAGTCAATCGGAAAAGCAGCAACCGCAACACATAGAATGTGTGGTTTGTGGTGATAAATCTAGCGGTAAACATTATGGCCAGTTTACTTGCGAAGGGTGTAAAAGCTTCTTCAAACGGAGCGTACGAAGGAACCTCAGTTACACATGCCGTGCCAACAGGAATTGTCCTATTGACCAGCACCATCGCAATCAGTGTCAGTACTGTCGCCTTAAAAAATGCCTAAAAGTTGGCATGAGACGGGAAG TTTCTCTTTTTACTGCAGCGGTGCAAAGGGGACGGATGccacccacacagccacaccacGGCCAGTTCGCCTTGACAAATGGGGACCCACTGCACTGCCATTCTTACTTATCCGGATATATATCTCTTCTGCTAAGAGCGGAGCCGTACCCTACGTCCCGGTATGGCAGTCAATGCATGCAACCCAACAACATCATGGGTATCGAGAACATTTGTGAACTTGCAGCCAGGATGCTCTTCAGCGCCGTGGAGTGGGCCAGGAATATCCCATTCTTTCcagaccttcagattactgacCAGGTGGCTCTTCTGAGGTTGACCTGGAGTGAGTTGTTTGTGCTCAACGCCGCGCAGTGCTCCATGCCTCTCCATGTGGCTCCACTTCTTGCGGCGGCTGGCCTTCACGCCTCCCCCATGTCTGCGGACAGAGTGGTCGCCTTTATGGACCACATTAGGATCTTCCAAGAACAAGTGGAAAAGCTTAAAGCATTGCACGTTGACTCTGCTGAATACAGCTGCTTGAAGGCAATTGTACTTTTCACTTCAG ATGCTTGTGGCCTCTCAGATGTGGCCCATGTGGAAAGTTTGCAAGAGAAGTCTCAATGTGCCCTGGAGGAATATGTTCGGAGCCAGTATCCCAATCAGCCAACTCGTTTTGGGAAGTTGTTACTTCGCTTGCCTTCGCTCCGCACAGTCTCATCTTCAGTCATAGAGCAATTATTTTTCGTCCGATTGGTAGGTAAAACCCCAATTGAAACCCTCATCAGGGATATGTTGCTTTCGGGGAGCAGTTTTAACTGGCCTTACATGTCAATTCAGTAA
- the nr2f2 gene encoding COUP transcription factor 2 isoform X2 → MAMVVWRGSQDDVADTQGTLSSQAQGGLSLPTPQPGQLNLTASQVAPPTPQTPVQGPPNNTQSTPTNQTTQSQSEKQQPQHIECVVCGDKSSGKHYGQFTCEGCKSFFKRSVRRNLSYTCRANRNCPIDQHHRNQCQYCRLKKCLKVGMRREAVQRGRMPPTQPHHGQFALTNGDPLHCHSYLSGYISLLLRAEPYPTSRYGSQCMQPNNIMGIENICELAARMLFSAVEWARNIPFFPDLQITDQVALLRLTWSELFVLNAAQCSMPLHVAPLLAAAGLHASPMSADRVVAFMDHIRIFQEQVEKLKALHVDSAEYSCLKAIVLFTSDACGLSDVAHVESLQEKSQCALEEYVRSQYPNQPTRFGKLLLRLPSLRTVSSSVIEQLFFVRLVGKTPIETLIRDMLLSGSSFNWPYMSIQ, encoded by the exons ATGGCAATGGTAGTGTGGAGAGGCTCCCAGGACGATGTGGCTGACACTCAAGGTACTCTTTCTTCGCAAGCCCAAGGAGGACTATCCCTTCCAACCCCTCAACCAGGCCAGTTGAATCTGACAGCCTCTCAGGTCGCCCCTCCGACCCCTCAGACACCCGTCCAAGGACCCCCAAACAACACGCAATCTACGCCAACAAACCAGACGACGCAGAGTCAATCGGAAAAGCAGCAACCGCAACACATAGAATGTGTGGTTTGTGGTGATAAATCTAGCGGTAAACATTATGGCCAGTTTACTTGCGAAGGGTGTAAAAGCTTCTTCAAACGGAGCGTACGAAGGAACCTCAGTTACACATGCCGTGCCAACAGGAATTGTCCTATTGACCAGCACCATCGCAATCAGTGTCAGTACTGTCGCCTTAAAAAATGCCTAAAAGTTGGCATGAGACGGGAAG CGGTGCAAAGGGGACGGATGccacccacacagccacaccacGGCCAGTTCGCCTTGACAAATGGGGACCCACTGCACTGCCATTCTTACTTATCCGGATATATATCTCTTCTGCTAAGAGCGGAGCCGTACCCTACGTCCCGGTATGGCAGTCAATGCATGCAACCCAACAACATCATGGGTATCGAGAACATTTGTGAACTTGCAGCCAGGATGCTCTTCAGCGCCGTGGAGTGGGCCAGGAATATCCCATTCTTTCcagaccttcagattactgacCAGGTGGCTCTTCTGAGGTTGACCTGGAGTGAGTTGTTTGTGCTCAACGCCGCGCAGTGCTCCATGCCTCTCCATGTGGCTCCACTTCTTGCGGCGGCTGGCCTTCACGCCTCCCCCATGTCTGCGGACAGAGTGGTCGCCTTTATGGACCACATTAGGATCTTCCAAGAACAAGTGGAAAAGCTTAAAGCATTGCACGTTGACTCTGCTGAATACAGCTGCTTGAAGGCAATTGTACTTTTCACTTCAG ATGCTTGTGGCCTCTCAGATGTGGCCCATGTGGAAAGTTTGCAAGAGAAGTCTCAATGTGCCCTGGAGGAATATGTTCGGAGCCAGTATCCCAATCAGCCAACTCGTTTTGGGAAGTTGTTACTTCGCTTGCCTTCGCTCCGCACAGTCTCATCTTCAGTCATAGAGCAATTATTTTTCGTCCGATTGGTAGGTAAAACCCCAATTGAAACCCTCATCAGGGATATGTTGCTTTCGGGGAGCAGTTTTAACTGGCCTTACATGTCAATTCAGTAA
- the nr2f2 gene encoding COUP transcription factor 2 isoform X3, producing the protein MQHTTDDSTTYTFAVQRGRMPPTQPHHGQFALTNGDPLHCHSYLSGYISLLLRAEPYPTSRYGSQCMQPNNIMGIENICELAARMLFSAVEWARNIPFFPDLQITDQVALLRLTWSELFVLNAAQCSMPLHVAPLLAAAGLHASPMSADRVVAFMDHIRIFQEQVEKLKALHVDSAEYSCLKAIVLFTSDACGLSDVAHVESLQEKSQCALEEYVRSQYPNQPTRFGKLLLRLPSLRTVSSSVIEQLFFVRLVGKTPIETLIRDMLLSGSSFNWPYMSIQ; encoded by the exons ATGCAACACACTACGGACGATTCGACAACATATACATTTG CGGTGCAAAGGGGACGGATGccacccacacagccacaccacGGCCAGTTCGCCTTGACAAATGGGGACCCACTGCACTGCCATTCTTACTTATCCGGATATATATCTCTTCTGCTAAGAGCGGAGCCGTACCCTACGTCCCGGTATGGCAGTCAATGCATGCAACCCAACAACATCATGGGTATCGAGAACATTTGTGAACTTGCAGCCAGGATGCTCTTCAGCGCCGTGGAGTGGGCCAGGAATATCCCATTCTTTCcagaccttcagattactgacCAGGTGGCTCTTCTGAGGTTGACCTGGAGTGAGTTGTTTGTGCTCAACGCCGCGCAGTGCTCCATGCCTCTCCATGTGGCTCCACTTCTTGCGGCGGCTGGCCTTCACGCCTCCCCCATGTCTGCGGACAGAGTGGTCGCCTTTATGGACCACATTAGGATCTTCCAAGAACAAGTGGAAAAGCTTAAAGCATTGCACGTTGACTCTGCTGAATACAGCTGCTTGAAGGCAATTGTACTTTTCACTTCAG ATGCTTGTGGCCTCTCAGATGTGGCCCATGTGGAAAGTTTGCAAGAGAAGTCTCAATGTGCCCTGGAGGAATATGTTCGGAGCCAGTATCCCAATCAGCCAACTCGTTTTGGGAAGTTGTTACTTCGCTTGCCTTCGCTCCGCACAGTCTCATCTTCAGTCATAGAGCAATTATTTTTCGTCCGATTGGTAGGTAAAACCCCAATTGAAACCCTCATCAGGGATATGTTGCTTTCGGGGAGCAGTTTTAACTGGCCTTACATGTCAATTCAGTAA